The Alphaproteobacteria bacterium DNA window GGTCCAGCAACCCGCCTAACGCTTCCGCCGTCACCGGTGAGTCGGTGACCAGCGTGCCGACGCGGTTGAGACGGCCGAACAACTCGCTGATCACCCAGTTGGCGGCAAGCTTGGGATCGCGCACCGGCTTACCACCGGCATCGCCAACCACCGATTCGTAATAGGCGGCTATGGCCTGGTCGGCCACCAGTACGCCAGCATCATAGACGGAAAGCCCGTAATCGCTCACCAGCCGCGCCTTCTTGGCGTCCGGCAGTTCCGGCAGACCGGCCCGGATGTGGTCCACCCAGGCCTGGTCCAGCACCAGCGGCAGCAGATCCGGATCGGGAAAATAGCGATAGTCGTGCGCCTCTTCCTTGCTGCGCATGGTGCGGGTCTCGCCCTGGCCAGGATCAAACAGGCGGGTCTCCTGATCGATGACGCCGCCGTCCTCCAGCACTTCGATCTGGCGACGGGACTCGAACTCGATGGCCTGACGGACAAAGCGGATGGAATTGACGTTCTTGATTTCGCAGCGCGTGCCCAGCGGCTCGCCTGGCCGGCGCACGGAGACATTGACGTCACAACGCAGGCTGCCCTGCTCCATATTGCCGTCGCAGGTGCCCAGATAGCGCAGGATCGAGCGCAGCTTGGTGACATACAGGCCGACTTCCTCCGCGCCGCGCATGTCCGGCCCGGAGACGATCTCCATCAACGCCACGCCGGCCCGGTTGAGATCAACGAAGGTGCGGTCGGGACTCTGGTCATGCAGGCTCTTGCCGGCATCCTGTTCCAGATGCAGACGCTCGATGCCCACCGTGCGGACGGTGCCGTCAGGCATGTCGACAATGACCTGTCCCTGGCCGACAATGGGGTGGGCGAACTGGGATATCTGATAACCCGCCGGCAGGTCGGGGTAGAAATAGTTCTTGCGGTCGAAAACGCTGGTCAGGTTGATTTTGGCCTGCAGGCCGAGGCCGGTGCGCACCGCCTGCTCCACACACACACGGTTGATGACCGGCAGCATGCCGGGCATGGCCGCGTCCACCAGGCTGACCTGGCTGTTGGCCGGCGCGCCGAAGGCCGTGGCGGCGCCGGAGAACAGCTTGGATTGCGATACCACCTGAGCGTGCACCTCGACGCCGATGACCACTTCCCACGGGCCGGTGCGGCCCTGCAACAGAACCGGTGCGGTTTCGGCCATGGCCTAGGCCTCCCCGTCCGAACCGGTGGACAGGCTGGTTGGCAGGGCGGTGAAGCCGGCGGCTTGCTCCATGACGCCGGCGATGCGCAACACCGTCTCTTCGTCAAAGGCGCGACCAATGAGTTGCAGGCCGAGCGGCAGACCATCGCCGCTGAGGCCGGCCGGCAAGGACAAGGCCGGCAGCCCGGCCAGGCTGGCCGGGACGGTGAACACGTCGTTGAGATACATGGCGATGGGATCGTCCATTTTTTCGCCGATGGCGAAGGCGGCTGTGGGCGCGGTCGGCGTCAGGATGGCGTCCACCGAATCGAAGGCCTGGCTGAAGTCGCGGGCGATGAGGCTGCGCACCTTTTGCGCCTTCAGGTAGTAGGCGTCGTAGTAGCCGGCGCTCAGCACGTAGGTGCCGATCATGATGCGGCGACGCACCTCGGCGCCGAATCCCTGGGCCCGGGTTGCCTCGTAAAGGTCGGTCAGATCGCCGCCGTCAACCGCCACCCGCAGGCCATAACGCACCCCGTCATAGCGGGCCAGATTGGACGAGGCTTCGGCCGGTGCCACAATGTAGTAGGTGGGCAGGGCATAACGGGTGTGCGGCAGGCTGATCTCCACCACATCCGCACCGGCGGCACGCAGCCACGCCGCACCGCTCTGCCACAGGCGATCCACCTCATCGCTCATGCCATCGGCGCGATATTCCTTTGGCAGACCGATCCGCAGTCCCCGGATGTCGCCGGTGAGCGCCGCCCGCAGGTCCGGCACGGGACGATCCACGGAGGTGGAATCCTTCGGGTCATGGCCGGCCATGACCTGCAGCAGGATGGCGCAGTCCTCGACCGTGCGGGCCATGGGGCCAGCCTGATCGAGCGACGAGGCGAAGGCGACGATGCCCCAGCGCGAGCAGCGGCCATAAGTGGGCTTGAGACCCACTATTCCGGTAAAGGCGGCAGGCTGGCGGATGGAGCCGCCGGTGTCGGTGCCGGTGGCGGCCATGGCAATGCGGGCGGCGACGGCGGCGGCGGAGCCGCCGGACGAGCCGCCAGGCACCAGCGGCCGGTCGTCGCCCGGCCGCCGCCACGGGCTGTGCACGGCGCCGTGGTGACTGGTGATATTGGCCGAGCCCATGGCGAACTCATCCATGTTGGCTTTGCCCAGCATGACCGCACCGGCCGCCTTCAGCCGATCACTGACGGTGGACTCGTAAGTCGGGATGTAGCCGTCGAGGATATGACTGGCGGCGGTGGTCAGCACGTCCTCAGTACAGAACAGATCCTTGATGGCCATAGGAATGCCGTCCAGCGCATGGGAGGCGCCCCGGGCGTGGCGGGCGTCGGCGGCATCGGCCTGGGCCATGGCCAGGTCCGGCGTCTCAGTGATGAAGGCGTTGAGGTGACGCGCACTGTCCATGGCAGCGATGTGCGCCGCCGTCAGCTCGCGGGCCGAAATATCACCGGCCGCCAGGCAGTCGCGGGCCTGGGCGACGGTCAGCCGGGTTGGATCGGCCGGAACCGTCACTCGACAACCTTCGGCACCGTAAAGAACTCACCGACCTTGTCCGGCGCGTTCTTCAGGATGCGGTCGGCATAGCCGCCGTCGCTGACCGTGTCGTCACGCTGTGGCAGGGCCATGGCGGCGACGCTGGTCATGGGCGCCACGTCGTCGGTGGCCACCTCCGCCAATTGCTCCACCCAGGTGATGATCTGCTGCAACTCACCACGCAGGGAGTCCAACTCCTCAGCACCGACCCGGATACGGGCCAGACGAGCGATGCGGGCAACGGTAGCGGTGTCGAGAGCCATGGGCGGAGCACAGTGTAAGGCGAAGCACAGGGTGAAGCAGAACAAGCGAGCGGGCGGACCCTATCACCGGCCACGCGACAGCGGCAACACGACCACGCCGAGCCGGCGCCAGTCCCGCGCCAGTCCCGCGGCAGTCCGGCAGCGGGCTGGCGGCCGCGCCGCCCCTTGCCCTTGCCATTCTCCGTCACCGGGCGTATCGCCCAGGCCATGAGCACCACTCCCGTCCTGGCAGAGACTCCGGCCGACCTGAAAGCGCTGCTGATGCCGGGCCAGCGTCTGCTGGGGATCGATCTTGGCGAGAAGACCCTTGGCCTGGCGATCAGTGACCCGCGGCTGGTCCTGGCCAGCCCGCGCCAGACGCTGCGGCGCGGCCGCCTGCGTGACGATGCCGCGAAACTGGCCGCCATGGTCGCGGCCGACGCTATCGGCGGCGTGGTCATCGGCCTGCCGGTAAACATGGATGGCAGCGAAGGACCGCGCTGTCAGGCCAGCCGCGCCTTCGCCGGCAATCTCTACGCCATCCTCGGCCTGCCGACTCTGCTGTGGGATGAGCGCCTGTCGACCCGCGCCGTGGAGCGCCTGATGATCGAGCAGGGCGATGTGTCACGACGGCGGCGGGCGGCGGCCGTGGACAGCCTTGCCGCCGCCTACATCCTGCAGGGAGTGCTGGACGCGCTTCAGCCGCCGGCCTGACCGTCGCCGGATTTTCCACCTGCGCGACTGCCCGAGGCGCGGCCGCCGGAGATGATGTCACCGAGCCCGGCATAGTCGTTGCGACGAAACTCCTCCATCAGGCCGGCGACATCCTCCGGCGCGGCGCCAAGACTGCGCAGTGTGGCGGCGCCCAGTTGTAAGCTGCTTTCCAGGGTCTCCGGCACGACGATGTCGGCGCCGGCCCGTGACAGGTCGCGGCCATGCTCACGCTCGCGGGCGCGGGCCAGAATGCGCAGTCCCTTATGGTGAGACCGCAGGACGCCGATGGCCCGCTCCGTCGCCCGCGGACCCAGCGTCAGGACGATGGACCGCGCCCGCTCCGCCCCGGCCGCGCGCAGCACGGACTGGCGGCTGGCATCGCCATAAAACACGTTGAGGCCACGGCTGCGGGCCGCCGTGACGCGCGCCGCATCCATATCCACCGCCACATAGGGAAGCTCGCGGGCAACCAGGAAGCTGACCACGGTCTGGCCGACCCGGCCAAAGCCGGCGACGATGGTGTGGTCGGTCAGGCCCTGCATTTCCTCAGCCATATCGGCCGGACCGAAGCCGCGCCGTCGCTCCAGCAATCGCGCCACCCTCTCCGCCAGCAGGGCGAGGCCCGGCGTGAGCATCATGCTAAGGGCCACGACGACCACCAGAATCTGGCCAAGAGCCGGCTCCATCAGCCCCTGGCTTAGGGCCAGGGCAAACAGGATGAAAGCGAACTCGCCGCCCTGGGCCAGCACAATCCCGGTCCGCGCGGCGATGGCCAGGGGTTGGCGAAAGGCCAGCGCAATAGCGGTGATGAGCACCGCCTTGCCCAGCAAAAGACCGATGAGCGCCAGGACAATGAGGCCGGCGGAGGCGATGGCCGTGGCGCCATCCACCAGCATGCCGATGGTCATGAAGAAGAGGCCCAGGAGTATGCCGCGGTAGGGCTCTATGTCGGCTTCGATCTGATGGCGGTATTCGGTTTCCGCCAGCAGCAGGCCGGCCAGGAAGGCGCCCAGTGCCAGGGACAGGCCAGCCTGATGAGTCGCCCAGCCGGTGCCCAGCGCCACCAGCAGGACGAGGGCGGAAAAAATCTCCGGATTGCCGGCGGCAGCAACCGTGCGCAGCAGCGGCCGCAACACCAGCCGGCCCAGAACGAGGATGACGACGAGCGCGGCGGCCGCGCGCACCATGGTCAGGGCAACCGCCACCGGCAGTGAGGTGGTCGGATCGGCCAGGGCCGGCAGCAAGGCAAGGAACGGCACCACCGCCAGATCCTGCAGCAACAGGATGGACAGGACGACGCGGCCGGAACGCGACAGCAGCTCGCCCTTGTCGCTGAGCAGCCGCAGGACGATCGCGGTGGACGACAAGGCAAGGGCGGCGCCGATGATCACCGCGGTTTCCACCGGCAGGCCCAGCCCCCAGGCGACAGCCGCCACCGCCACGGTGGTTATGGCCACCTGGGCCAGGCCAATGCCGAAAATGAGGTGGCGCATGGTGCGCAGACGCTCCAGCGACAGCTCCAGGCCGACCGTGAACATGAGAAAGGCGATGCCCAGCTCGGCCAGAGCCCGGGCACCGCCGGTGTCGTGGACCAGGCCGAAGCCGAACGGACCGATAATCGCGCCAGCGATGAGATAGCCGAGCACGGGGCTGGCCCGCACGCGCTGAAACAGCGGCACGATAATCACCGCCGCCAGCAGAAAAAGCAGGGTCTCTTCGATAAATCCGGCCTGTCCGGTCATGTGTGCCTGTTGTTTCCCGGCGCCCGGCGGCGCGCCGCCGCCGGCTTTGCCACACTATACGCTGGCGTCATGACCATACAGATAACGGACGCTGGCCGTCCCGGCGCGGCTTGCCGCCATGGCAAAGCTCCGTGTAATCTGCCGCTTTAATGACAGCGCCGCCAGATATCCGACTCCCAAGCCGCCACCTGTTGGGAATCGACGGACTGGACGAGCGTACCATCACCGGCATTCTTGACCTGTCGGCGATCTACTTCACCCACAACCGCGAACGCGGACCGAAGCTGAAACAGCTCTCGGGCCGCACGGTCATGAACCTGTTCTTCGAGAGCTCCACGCGCACCCGCACATCGTTCGAGATTGCCGCCAAGCGGCTGGGCGGTGATGTGGTCAATATGAATGTGGCCGCCAGCTCCATAAAGAAGGGCGAGACGCTGATTGATACGGCGATGACGCTGAACGCCATGTATGCGGATGTGCTGGTGGTACGCCATCCGGATTCCGGCGCGGTCAGCCTGTTGTCGGACAAGGTGAACTGCGCGGTTATCAACGGCGGCGATGGCAGTCATGCCCACCCGACCCAGGCTCTGCTGGACGCCTTCACCATCCGCCACCGCAAGGGCCGCATCGCCGGCCTGACCGTGGCCATTTGCGGCGATGTGGCGCACAGCCGGGTGGCGCGCTCCAATATTCAACTGCTCACCACCATGGGCGCCCGGGTGCGGGTCGTGGCGCCGCCAACCCTGCTGCCGGCGGGCGTCGAGGGTCTTGGCGCCGATGTCTATCACGACATGCGCGAAGGGCTGAGCGACTGCGACATCGTCATGATGCTGCGGTTGCAGGCGGAGCGCATGCGCGGCGCCTTCGTGCCGTCCATCCGCGAGTATTTTCATTACTTCGGGCTGGATCGCGAGAAACTGGCTTTCGCCCGGCCGGACGCCCTGATCATGCATCCGGGACCGATGAATCGCGGTATCGAGATCGACAGCGTGGTGGCCGATGATATCGGTCGCAGCGTCATCGCCGAACAGGTGGAAACAGGCGTTGCCGTGCGAATGGCGTGCCTCGACCTGGTCACACGGTCGCTGCACAACCAGTCCGGGCACAACCAGTCCGGGCACAACCAGTCCAGGCATGACCAGCCCGGCGGCGGAGCCGCGCCGTGAGTCGCCTCGCCTTTCGCAACGCGCGGCTGATTGATCCGGCCAGCGGCACGGATCAAACCGGCGATCTGATCGTCGAGAATGGCGTCATCCGGGACATGGGCCTGAACCTGCTGGACGGCGCCGCGGCGGACGGATGCCAGGTCGTCGAGGCGGCCGGCCGGATCCTGGCGCCGGGGCTGGTGGACATGCGGGTGGCCCTGCGCGAGCCGGGCGACGCCCACAAGGAGACAATCGCCTCGGCCGGAGCGGCGGCACTGGCCGGAGGGGTGACGGCCATGGCCTGCCTGCCCAAC harbors:
- the gatB gene encoding Asp-tRNA(Asn)/Glu-tRNA(Gln) amidotransferase subunit GatB, which produces MAETAPVLLQGRTGPWEVVIGVEVHAQVVSQSKLFSGAATAFGAPANSQVSLVDAAMPGMLPVINRVCVEQAVRTGLGLQAKINLTSVFDRKNYFYPDLPAGYQISQFAHPIVGQGQVIVDMPDGTVRTVGIERLHLEQDAGKSLHDQSPDRTFVDLNRAGVALMEIVSGPDMRGAEEVGLYVTKLRSILRYLGTCDGNMEQGSLRCDVNVSVRRPGEPLGTRCEIKNVNSIRFVRQAIEFESRRQIEVLEDGGVIDQETRLFDPGQGETRTMRSKEEAHDYRYFPDPDLLPLVLDQAWVDHIRAGLPELPDAKKARLVSDYGLSVYDAGVLVADQAIAAYYESVVGDAGGKPVRDPKLAANWVISELFGRLNRVGTLVTDSPVTAEALGGLLDLVADDTISGRTAKDVFDVMWETGRDAAAIVEEKGLRQVSDSGAIDAAIDAVIAANADKVAEYRAGKDKLLGFFVGQVMKATGGKANPKMVNSRMAEKLKG
- the gatA gene encoding Asp-tRNA(Asn)/Glu-tRNA(Gln) amidotransferase subunit GatA translates to MTVPADPTRLTVAQARDCLAAGDISARELTAAHIAAMDSARHLNAFITETPDLAMAQADAADARHARGASHALDGIPMAIKDLFCTEDVLTTAASHILDGYIPTYESTVSDRLKAAGAVMLGKANMDEFAMGSANITSHHGAVHSPWRRPGDDRPLVPGGSSGGSAAAVAARIAMAATGTDTGGSIRQPAAFTGIVGLKPTYGRCSRWGIVAFASSLDQAGPMARTVEDCAILLQVMAGHDPKDSTSVDRPVPDLRAALTGDIRGLRIGLPKEYRADGMSDEVDRLWQSGAAWLRAAGADVVEISLPHTRYALPTYYIVAPAEASSNLARYDGVRYGLRVAVDGGDLTDLYEATRAQGFGAEVRRRIMIGTYVLSAGYYDAYYLKAQKVRSLIARDFSQAFDSVDAILTPTAPTAAFAIGEKMDDPIAMYLNDVFTVPASLAGLPALSLPAGLSGDGLPLGLQLIGRAFDEETVLRIAGVMEQAAGFTALPTSLSTGSDGEA
- the gatC gene encoding Asp-tRNA(Asn)/Glu-tRNA(Gln) amidotransferase subunit GatC, whose translation is MALDTATVARIARLARIRVGAEELDSLRGELQQIITWVEQLAEVATDDVAPMTSVAAMALPQRDDTVSDGGYADRILKNAPDKVGEFFTVPKVVE
- the ruvX gene encoding Holliday junction resolvase RuvX, whose amino-acid sequence is MSTTPVLAETPADLKALLMPGQRLLGIDLGEKTLGLAISDPRLVLASPRQTLRRGRLRDDAAKLAAMVAADAIGGVVIGLPVNMDGSEGPRCQASRAFAGNLYAILGLPTLLWDERLSTRAVERLMIEQGDVSRRRRAAAVDSLAAAYILQGVLDALQPPA
- a CDS encoding monovalent cation:proton antiporter-2 (CPA2) family protein yields the protein MTGQAGFIEETLLFLLAAVIIVPLFQRVRASPVLGYLIAGAIIGPFGFGLVHDTGGARALAELGIAFLMFTVGLELSLERLRTMRHLIFGIGLAQVAITTVAVAAVAWGLGLPVETAVIIGAALALSSTAIVLRLLSDKGELLSRSGRVVLSILLLQDLAVVPFLALLPALADPTTSLPVAVALTMVRAAAALVVILVLGRLVLRPLLRTVAAAGNPEIFSALVLLVALGTGWATHQAGLSLALGAFLAGLLLAETEYRHQIEADIEPYRGILLGLFFMTIGMLVDGATAIASAGLIVLALIGLLLGKAVLITAIALAFRQPLAIAARTGIVLAQGGEFAFILFALALSQGLMEPALGQILVVVVALSMMLTPGLALLAERVARLLERRRGFGPADMAEEMQGLTDHTIVAGFGRVGQTVVSFLVARELPYVAVDMDAARVTAARSRGLNVFYGDASRQSVLRAAGAERARSIVLTLGPRATERAIGVLRSHHKGLRILARAREREHGRDLSRAGADIVVPETLESSLQLGAATLRSLGAAPEDVAGLMEEFRRNDYAGLGDIISGGRASGSRAGGKSGDGQAGG
- a CDS encoding aspartate carbamoyltransferase catalytic subunit, whose amino-acid sequence is MTAPPDIRLPSRHLLGIDGLDERTITGILDLSAIYFTHNRERGPKLKQLSGRTVMNLFFESSTRTRTSFEIAAKRLGGDVVNMNVAASSIKKGETLIDTAMTLNAMYADVLVVRHPDSGAVSLLSDKVNCAVINGGDGSHAHPTQALLDAFTIRHRKGRIAGLTVAICGDVAHSRVARSNIQLLTTMGARVRVVAPPTLLPAGVEGLGADVYHDMREGLSDCDIVMMLRLQAERMRGAFVPSIREYFHYFGLDREKLAFARPDALIMHPGPMNRGIEIDSVVADDIGRSVIAEQVETGVAVRMACLDLVTRSLHNQSGHNQSGHNQSRHDQPGGGAAP